The Candidatus Cloacimonas sp. nucleotide sequence TAAATTCATTGATCCATAAACAGGCAATAGAGTGGTATATTGTGAAGTTAGCATAGCTGCATATTCGGTGAGATCAAGATATCCATCATAAGGCATTAAAAAAACTCTCGAATCCCAGGGATTGGGACTTGTATTAGCTATCATATCATGATTAATCATTAAACGGATATCCAGATTATTTTGATCTGCCATTGTAGCGTATGCCTTAGAACCCCAAAGCCCAAATTCTTCTGCCGCAAAAGTAACAAAACGGATGGAACATTTGGGCTGATAATTATTTGACATCAATACTCTTGCCATTTCTAAGGCGGCAACTGTTCCACTGGCATTATCATCTGCACCAGGAGCAAAAGTCATTGGATTATCGTTAGTTATGGAATCATGATGTCCGCCTACGATAATATAAGTATCTGGATAAATAGTTCCCGGAATTGTAGCAACCACATCATATTGAGTAGTTCCACTCCACTGAAAAGGATATAATTGAGAATCGGTTATCCCAAATCGTTCAAATTGGGACTTTATCCAATTAGCCACTTCTAAACGATTATTTGCCAAAGCATAACGAGTCGTAAAATTCTGCAGAGATTGGATGAAATACGAAACACTGTCCACAGAAACATCAGCAACCAAACTGGTTATATCAGTTCTTGTATTTTCCAATGTCTCAGTCATCATTGTTTTAGGCGAGAATTTCAGGGGCTCAAATAACAGAGGGACAAAAGGATTTTTAATACTTTGCCTAAGTTGAATTTCATCAATGTTTGTTTTATAAAGAAACACCGAACCCATTTGTAACAATACCTCTCCGTTTTCGGTGGTCTCCAATAAAGGAAATCTGTTATTTATAGTGACAAGGTAATAATTTCCGCTTTTGGGATTACCTAAATATTTAGCTTTAGGATAGTTATCCACCTTGGTGCCTGCTATTATGTATGATTCATTATAGTAATAAACTTCCATTCCACTTTGTGAAAATGCTTTTACTGCATTATTCAAGGAATTGTCTTCTTGGGATAATGATAATTCAGATACAGGATATCCAATTAAATACTCAGGTGTAGCATAAACGATACTTAAAAGAAACACTGCTATAATAGTAATGAGCCATTTTCTCATCTTTATCTCCTATTGGTAAAGAATTGTGTTATAAAAAGCAAATATTATTCCACTCCTTACTTAATAAAAATAAGATAATCCGATTATCTTACAAAAGCAAATGAAGATTTTTGAGGCAAAGTTCTGCCAGGTAGTCACTAAATTTTTCTGCTTTACGGTTTAGAGGTTATAAATTTATTGGTTTCGGCATCAAATTTGCATATATTAAATAGTGGAATAGATTTTAAATAATGCTTATATAAAATAGGAGAAATGATGAAAAAACTATCCCTAATAGTCATTCTAATTCTTACTGCTGCTATGTTAGTGGCGGCAAATGGAATTATCAAATTACAGGATAACCCTGCGAAGATTAAATTGCAGGAAAAAAGTAAAAGTGGACTTTCGGTTAGTTATGCTATGAACAAACTGCAATTCCAAGAAGTAAATACGAAAGAAGGTATTTTTACTGAACTCAATTCCCTTGATTACACTTCTACAAACACAACCGGTATGCCTGCTTTACCTTTAATGCGTAAACTGATTAGTGTTCCTTTAGGAGCGTCGGTTACAGTAAATCTCTCAAATATAGAATCAAAAACGCTAAATCTTGATCAATATGGTGTCTATTATCCTTTGATGCCTCGTCAAGAATCGGTTTCCAAATCAGCGAATTTAGAACAGTTACCTTTTGAAGTGAACAGGAATTTTTACAATTCCAACACTTGGACTGATAATCCATCTATTAGTGTAACGGAACTCGGAATGATGCGTGGAATTAGGATTTTTGCCTTGGATTTTGTACCTGTTAAATACAATCCTGCCTTAAAACAAATTGAAGTGATTTACAATGCTGAAGTTAATGTCAGTTTTAACGGAGGGGACTATTCTGCTACAAATACATTGCAACAAAAAACCTTCTCTCCCGTGTTTGAAAATGTATTCGCCGGAACTATTCTGAATTATGAACCACAGAGAACTTCCTTACTGCGTTATCCCATCGGTTATGTTATTATTTTAC carries:
- a CDS encoding M20/M25/M40 family metallo-hydrolase → MRKWLITIIAVFLLSIVYATPEYLIGYPVSELSLSQEDNSLNNAVKAFSQSGMEVYYYNESYIIAGTKVDNYPKAKYLGNPKSGNYYLVTINNRFPLLETTENGEVLLQMGSVFLYKTNIDEIQLRQSIKNPFVPLLFEPLKFSPKTMMTETLENTRTDITSLVADVSVDSVSYFIQSLQNFTTRYALANNRLEVANWIKSQFERFGITDSQLYPFQWSGTTQYDVVATIPGTIYPDTYIIVGGHHDSITNDNPMTFAPGADDNASGTVAALEMARVLMSNNYQPKCSIRFVTFAAEEFGLWGSKAYATMADQNNLDIRLMINHDMIANTSPNPWDSRVFLMPYDGYLDLTEYAAMLTSQYTTLLPVYGSMNLSASDSYSFWQHGFPVVYFFEYNFSDVYHSNNDIVANLDPFYCTKVIRASTAVAVSFADMPSTPTNFTVQDEGTGSSIHLSWNPVSDPTLSHYKISWGITQDNLSDSQTTMQNEISINNLTTGQLYHFALTAVDDNDNESMPIFNQAVPRLIPSVPVSFTDNPLPQVVELVWQANTELDLAGYKLYRSLNSSEIGELVATIPPTVHSFTDANVQGGDFYYYYRLCAFDEDNNNSSYT